A segment of the Macrobrachium rosenbergii isolate ZJJX-2024 chromosome 8, ASM4041242v1, whole genome shotgun sequence genome:
gtatatgtatatatttgtatgtatatatatatatgtatgtatatatcagtttctatatatatatatgtatgtatgatatatagtatgtatatatatatatatatatatatatatatatatgtatatatatatatatgtatatatatatgcataatatatggtatatatatatatatatatatatatatatatatatatatatacatatatatatgtatatatatatatatatgtatatatatatatatatgtatatgtatatatatatatatatatatatatatatatatatatatatatatatatatatatatatatatatatatatatatataaaatgtagtcaagggcaggaatactctgaagattcacacttcctttattgcttcctacgtttcgtgattcataatcgcatcatcagggaattctatggaaaatgaaataaattaataaaagtactgaatggctaaaagtgaattacgttaaaatattagtcattaaaaatctataaaggctgttcaaagttacacacacaagggcacacttaaatacatacacacaaagcttaaaatcacgttacacacggacacatatggctACACAAGagcatattaaaaatagcaaaatcacaaaaccctccaaataaattacaaaaaaaaggggaataaaaaattgtctaattttcgccccacttgaaaacacgacgttttaataaaactgctaacagcggccctcagcgttaatgttttcaagtggggcgaaaaccattatatacaaacaaatggcgtggccatgggttcaagtctttcaccaattctagctaatatctttatggaatggtttgacaaggaagaggtgggcaaagtaaataaagggaacttaaatatcgtaaaatgggtaagatatgtggatgacatcttgattatttacaagggagaaagggaaggtctacataagtttttagaaaacataaataaactaaatgaacacatcaagttcacaatagaaggagggagaaattcctttcttggatgtcctggtcaagagggaaggggaaaatttaaaattcaaggtatataggaagaagacacacaccaattcatacatacataggttctccagtcataggaaagaaataaaaataggattaatgacagggttggccatcaggggttataggatttgcagtcccgaatttttagacgaagagcagGATTACCTGAGGGAAAGTttttttaggagattaggctaccctaagtattggtgggagtgggcacacatgaaagcaaggaaaactattttggggagagggaaaggatagaaaaggaacatttggtaggaaagaaaataattacagtcccggacaacaactctattgcacccatcaacagaaagctaaataatttcaaattgataggtaGCTACAAAAACACCGTTAGGAATGAAATAGTTAGAAACAAGaagttggtagagggggaagagattgggggtggggtatatatggcagtgtctagactgtgaagaagggtactatggcgaaactggcaaatcatgtaaagagcgaagcaaacaacatctgcagaacataaggcattataatcagacgtcggcagttgccaaacactgttgggaaaatgatcacagaatagactgggaatatatgagttttctgtacaggaacaccaacaaaacatctagactggttgtagagaacgccttcataacttgcgccagcaacacgatggcagggaacaccgaaacggctttgaagacagcatatctagaaaaatcgtatactccacagtagcaaggaaacgaaggaaaaacgcaagagaatgcACAGAaaatggacacctggaagaagggagcagagaaagaccaagatcacgagggggtgggggtcacacaggaggagctaggtgattataggattaaaagtacccagcacacagatataaatacagctggactatgcgtctgctcaatgtacggatacttgataatgtggactgtttgtccaagaaagcttgtaactttttctgaataaaaaactccattagataccatccagtttgaatgaggtccttttagtaatatgtatatatatgcacacacacacatacacacacacacacacaagtaccaTTTGACTTACAACCTGCTGGACATACAACCACTCGTACTTAGTGCACAACCATATTTCTGGCAGCGGGACTGGGCGGGGTGATGCATAAGTGTACACCCTGTATGACAGTTGACCACTGAGTTACTTGGCAATGTGCCATCTCGGGCGAGCTCTCTCATCACTCAGGCAGCATCATTTTGAGTTACCCTGCGTTATCAGAAGCGTCATATGGTATTAACTGTGCTGTATACTGAATTGCAAACCGATTTGTATTAAAATCGACTAACGACATGCATGCAAGAACCTAACCCCGTCGTAACTTCATGCTTACCTGTACATAATATACAACTTGATGCCTACCTGTAcctaatatacattacataaataattaaaatatatcagtagaaatacattatggaaaatttttgaaataattattgtacattacattacagtactatATACTGTAGGTACTTTATACAGCAAAGGTTTGATATTATGCCTTACCCAGTATGTCGGCCATTTTCTAAGGTTTGACTTACATCCAATTGACATATGACTGGTTGGTTGGAACCAAGCTCAGTTGTAAGTAggatggtatttatatatatatatatatatatatatatatatatatatatatatatatatatatatatatatatatatatgtatgtgtgtgtgtgtgtgtgtatatatatatatatataatatatatatatatatatatatatatatatatatatatatatatatatatatatatatatatatatatatatatatatatatattatatatatatatatatatatatatatatatatatatatatatatatatatatatatatatatatatatatatatatataatatatattattataaatgggtcctatatatatggttataaacTGGGTCCTTTCTTTtggagagaattggaacagttTATCATTTTTGACTGTCGATGGACCAAGGGTGcctgagtttataaacaaaaagaaacctactggaaactcaccttagaatcttcctggatttaagtaaataattaaggttgccatttggaattagaattcttttacaattaaaggggcttatttacagagactggggcaaatatgcaagagaaaaaaaaggaatgtaaaatgtaaacaattacaaccATTTAAAGTACATacagtagatcaataatgcagtgatttgcaaatgagcaatgtaaatatgaagggcctcAGGTACAACAACCCTGTGATAACAACTGACactgttatggtaaaattacaacaggttacagacaatagtacattggaaggggtgaattccagggtaaaggcactcagttaattaagatgattttggTGGGCGCAACGGAGTCTTGCGattaggctgcgaccaggaatggttgcaaaatttggatggcagtcagaactagtgggaCATAGATTTGTGAACTGGGCAGATATGATGACTCCTGGAAGAGAGGTCCAGAGGTAGTACCACACGGAAACAATGAAATCTCCCATGCTGTccattaaacaataaatcttcGCATGGGGGCGGAATCAAACACtaatatcacttagactaatttgcccttaatttgcactggggaagagATATTGGactacttatcactgaatcgttTTACGTTGTTTTCAATGCAAGTCATAGGGCGATTTACAGGCTGCtcaaagtagggtgacttaaACCAAAGGGATGTGtttgtggaggaagaggaagaaattgaagtttgaaggaatggaaaatcaacgaatttcaggggggagggaaagggctggcttactgactacttgtgATCAACGTACCTGGTCTCCAggtgtgggcgccaaacatgataGACTCGGCCGGTTACCGAAGTTAGCTTTCACCAGTGTAGAAGGGAGGAAACACTGGACATGCGTCCATGACGGGATTCTGGAGGCCTCTGCTCGCTATCAGGGAACGGTGGAATCATCTACTCACCTATGTGCTTGCGCTGTGGTTACAACCACTACCACCTCACCCAACGGTGTTCTACGATGTAGGCCTACAccgacctgcaaaagtcatacagccagcaaagggagTGGAGGGAAATGGCCtcaagattaagtacttagaggttaaggtcctagcTATCTCCCAGCCCGAATATGTCCCCTAAGCCCGCAATACCTAACTACTCCCCCATCATGTGATGGGGGTAAAAGGGGGGGGTCTCTTTTGTCTACCCCAGATCAGCTGAGTGGGGGAGGTGATCTCTACATTAGTGAAAACTGGTGCTAACTGCCTTGTTCTAGTTCAAAATATGCTGGGTCTCCTTCGCCCGCCATGTTTACTTGCCCccatagtcaaatgaaaggagaaaaggcGCCAAAGGATAAATGACGCACTGGCTGCTACATGAGGGAGGTATAAATTCTTAAGAGGtcccccctttggaaaggccttcacaccctttcgggtgtgtgggtcttagctaattcctcctgaCTGGCAGCCAGTGACCTTACATAAAGTatactttggcactgcaacagctaaaggggcctacctaactgctaagaggggttctgaattggctaatttacaggcctaacctatctaagggtatagatacttctgctaactgtctctgacaacaggagaaatctacgcctagGCAAATGCTCATGGTAagcacctaacctaacctactatcctacaACTCTGGCACTGAATGACCTGTCAATAAAGAATGGCATGCAATGAATTATGATCGGCACAACGCTTtacgattaacacgcaacaaattgaaacatgaataacatgaagggtaaatcacaatgtacaattaagtaatgtatcagtttgagtctggagtgggttggaaggaagGTTAGTTAGGAAAGGGTTAGTGGTACAAAGGCCTACGTGGTTAATTGTTAATACTACtggatcagaggtcacacaggctacctcctctgggcaggtgccaggatcactctgagatggaagcggcactgtgccaatgggcacGAGCgccaagaagagcttatggctctgatttgctaagtggatttcttccgccccttcttcttcttctttgggggccTCCAGTGTCTGGCTAAGCCATTCCTAGGGTGCGATGAGGGTACCAACTCTGAAGAATGGCCAGGAGTACTGTCAGGAGCATGATCAGGGGTAGCCTCAGGGGCTACGGACTGGCCTCCTACTTTGCCTGCTGCGATAACCATCATGGGAAGAGAatcagcgtctgcgtcctggccggacagttcctggtcgaccagaaaagaggtaatgtccaggcctgccagagggtcatcctcggcaggcggaagagtgtgggaagaagaaacgtcaggggtcggaggttcgcactgagcgatgatcatggttgtgaggtttggtggatctcctgtaggaggatctgGGTTAGGTTCTGGATCTGGCattggcactaactcagggccaggcacagggggTACGTTTGGTAGGGAGCTTCCAGCCGAGAcaggcggagcttggcactgaccagtgctcacaagtggcactggcagcgaatggGTGTCAGCCAAAGCTGAAGGGGAACCCGGGGTAGCTAGACCCCTCGGTGTCCACGGAgtgatttgggacagcgattcctgtctcgaTGAGAGGGCAGGGCCTCTCGGTTCTGTGGACATGGCCACTGCGGCTAGTTTGCTGGGGCACTTGGACTGTCTTTCAGAGTGCCCTCTTATGATGTTGCAGGTTCTGCAGCGGTAGTTGGCGAGATCCCTTTGTAATGAGGGAGTAGTTCTTTGGTGGCTGTCCGGTCACGAGATCTgtggactaggcctggaatgaaTTCTAGGTGGATTGCGTAATGTCGCTCTTGGGTGAATGGAAGGTTTGGttgacggtggcacagctgtcacagaggctgtgtcccgatcagaagcagtcaggcaacagagtggtgtgggggtgggacatccccagaggatgtctcgtccaagcaggaactccactctgtgCCGAATACGCTTGACGATGCCAAGGTggtgaattttgttgctccaaggggtggtcaccctgagttcgactgtggggacggtcaaggatggttcgtccacccaggtcactgtcCATTTGGTGTgctcatctaccttggcactggctggcacttgggcctgaTCTATCAGGCTAATacctgagccagtgtcggcagtagttggcaggtgcactggtgggctggaaccatccagagaagccactgagatggactatgtccagaccctctcagggtgagctCTCTCTGGTGGCTTAGCTAAGGAGGCcgtggcactgatcaggttgacgtgcctgggaGTGACCACATgatttgggcatgcaggatacccggAGGAAGAGtctcctgaagctccacagtctcagcAGGGGCCCCTGGGATGGGTTGATCTCCcagcagtgacggtgtgctgggaagatggTGCGGagttaggagaggaagagggactgTTATTGGTAGGCTGCTGAGGGTTGTTGCCTTGTTGGTTATGGTCCCTGTAGTggcactctgcttcagcatggccgTACTTTTTACAGATGGTGCACGGAGGTTTGTTAAGCGGTCTGTTCCGTGGGCGATTGGAgcctgagaggtgtccgggtggcactattttgcgttgcaaggtgctgtgggatgggttgttcatctcccaggcatcagctaagcggcaggcttccttgagagtggctggctgcttatcactaagatacacagccagaggcccgggcactcactggaagaggtcctgcagcatggtccagttgaacaaatcctcgaaggtgtcgcaccgcatagactcGAACCAGCAGGTCCCAGcatgggtcttgtgacaggcccattctatccaggaccagccgacgcTCGTAACCATACCTCGGAAgcattgtctccacctctcaggagttatttcatatgccttagcgatggcctcatggacagcagccatgtcccctcgttgatctctttccaatgcTTGGTGGGTggccttagccttcccgtccaggtgcttggtgagcaataaggccctctcagccgggCTGatgtcataggtctcgaagaggaattcgatctctttgagccattgttctggctcgtcttcagtccatttgcccacgaggttattgactgtcgatagGAAGGTATTTGGTGCAGATGGAGTGtggctagaggcttgttgggctgctaaagcttctgcgctttccttcttggctctctccaactcgagctccctgtccttgagggctaattcatgctgtcttctttcttcttcttcgctcacGCACTGTCtcctccgctcttctctttcttcttctctcctctgctcggcttcttgctgtctccTCTgctcttctcgttcttcttcttgtctCCTCTGCTCAggttcttgctgtcttctccgctcttcttgttcttcttcttgtctccgctgctcagcttcttgctgtcttctccgttcttcttctttgctttcgTGCTGTCTcttccgctcttctctttcttcttcttctctcctctgttcggcttcatgcTGTTGCTGTGCTTCTTTGTACTTTCGCTTTTCAGCAATCTGCtcccttacaaacttttgaagggcctggcctacaaggccgtcctccttccctatatccatgaaatattggtgctcctcggttgacatgttgctgttGGGGAGGGGGTGCTGAGTAGATTAACTGAGTGTTCCCGGAGGAAAGGGTTTGTGATGACGAGGAAGTGTCCTTTAgtttattggcacttcagtgagtggcacctttaaatGAGGTGGCATTGTGGggaagcgttcctgaaggaagtctgagtccttatagGCAGATATGCTAGtaaatgaagtgatcctgaaggtataattATCCCTTATAATTAAACATTAGAACATGGGAGTGTTCCTGAAGGCCTGGTCCTTATGgacggatgcactgttaatgggggtTGTTCCTGAAGGAtctaaggtccttatgggcggaaacactggtTATATGGCACTCAGGTTCTtaaatacaggtgcaatggcttatgaGGGAGtattttggttgggtggcactgtggtgccggcacgctccgtggagcaatgcaaaatgtcagtgcatgaaatggcactgaaggtgaATGGTACTCTGCCTGGGCAGAAGGTAAAATAAGGGCGTAGAGGTAAAATGAGAGACTTCAGAAGGTAAgggagaaaaggaaagggaaagaagaaagttaaGTGCTTCAGTGATGGGGTGCTtggcagtgccgcagattagtggcactgtgagaaatggaaactgggtgTGATGCGAATGGGTGACTTGTTATAAGAACTAGAGCTCGCTGCctaacatgaggacaggtaggatttggggagtgcactcaatatgTGGTTTAGCACTTGCAGTATAAGCAAGCCTGGAATAAGATATACCCAACTTGTGCACTACAGTTGAACAACACGTAATTAGATAGATGTACTTGCGATCTATAGCGTACGAGAAATGATCTGGGCTGAAGCATGAAAAGGAAAAGCAGGTATGCGAGATTATTCGCTAAACACGAGTGCTTATAAATTTCACACACTGTGTATAATAAATGAGTAATGagtttgaaagtttaaaagtgaggtacactaaagaaaattctttttatttagcttttatgatttgtgggttgttttccaaacttgtaaataaatttgTGTCAGTCCTGTGTTAAGATAAAAGGAcaagtgaagagagaaaaaaaaaaatctcattctctctctctctgagagcgggGGTGCACTGGGACTTATTCGTTAAGAATGCTAAAGTCACTTTACTTTATGGTTATGAGCAAATATATTAGATAtgcgaaattacgttaagttacttttcttctaCAATGAACTTTTAGTATTTCGTAATTTTTTACTGTCTTGCTCTCGTCATGATAAGTGATATGGTAGGTAAAGGGTTTCAAATTGGTTCAAAGATATTCACGTCTTTCACAGTTTACGTTAGGGAACAGAGGGAGGGAGGTTCGTTCCGGGAACGAACGATGTGGAACTGCGTCACTTGTGGAAAACAGCTGATCGGTAGCTTTGTCGTGAGACAGACTAGGCAAGGCATTTGGGGGAAAATACAAAACACGCTCTACTTTCTTCAATAAATGTgggtttttgaatgaaaagatgaatagtTTAACGTTAAACATgaacaatgtctttactttacttttaagaTACTGGGAGGGTGGTTAAATAACTACGTTTgggaatgttttttctttactgcTACAACAATGGAATGATTTGTGCATGCACCAACTCGAACAGGCCGCTTCTCGATGCTGCTCCGACGTCTGAATGCCAGAGACCACTACAAGGTTTCCTGTAAACTACTAGTTATCcaaaaatttatcactgatcgagaaattgtacactttctcgaCCGTAACAATTCcgaaataaactcttagctacttgttctcgctaacacatgcaataGTTCCTTAACTCCACACGCCTTAATTCCTCTGTGGCAACATCACACCCTGTCCCTACACTTGGAAATTTTGTGGATGGGCAATTCGCGCCTACCTCTCTGTTTCGCTAACTTAAAACCCATGTGCTGTCGCTTGCGTTCTACGTAAATTCTAGCAACAGAAGGTGTGTTGCGTTTCTTTAAcggaatattaatatcacttttcttatttccttaccTATCCTTAATGTTAGAAAACCATGCAAATACCCTTTTTTACCTTAAGTCTCTGCTCCAGTCGCATCTATgccttttgtgaataatgaagttatttaatttaaatgaataattaaatttaaatgcctGATTATTCCTGGTACGTTTCTAGTCTAGCGTAATAGAGCGGCTAGTTATCGCTAATGTGACTAGGTCCTGGTAACTGGTCGGGAATgttataaactg
Coding sequences within it:
- the LOC136841191 gene encoding formin-1-like, with the translated sequence MSTEPRGPALSSRQESLSQITPWTPRGLATPGSPSALADTHSLPVPLVSTGQCQAPPVSAGSSLPNVPPVPGPELVPMPDPEPNPDPPTGDPPNLTTMIIAQCEPPTPDELSGQDADADSLPMMVIAAGKVGGQSVAPEATPDHAPDSTPGHSSELRAEASRIPSWTHVQCFLPSTLVKANFGNRPSLSCLAPTPGDQLDRCKIEIVDKEELEKLKEQNLQRYREVLQLENECTQKQKEVIHLLKESKTVVAEKSKANGKLNEMTRRRVQLEFELAEAKEELETMEFEKMEATLELERLQEETLAKDTKIRSLETKVKILKGEKASEEMKGHNLIRKEKEVSRREKNMIKMVPQEQPISERKAEKKKGFG